Genomic window (Campylobacter ureolyticus ACS-301-V-Sch3b):
ATCAAAGCGTAACTTCTAATAGTTTAACATTTTTTGGCAAGTCATTTTTTGATTGTTTAGATTATTTAACTTCAAATTTAATGATGCCAATAACCGGCATAATCGTAGCTATTTTTGTTGGATTTGTTATGAAAAAACAAAGCCTTTATGCTTTGTTTGGACTTTATATGGGAAGAAAATTATTTTTAATTTGGTATTTTCTCTTAAGATTTATTGCTCCAGTTGCTGTTGTTATAATCATGGTAAATCAACTATTTTTTAGCTAAAAAGAGATTTTTATGAGAGAAGAATTTAGTAAAATCGGTTTTATTTTGTCAGTTGTTGGTGGTGCCGTTGGGCTTGGCAATGCTTGGAAATTCCCAACTTTAGTTGGTATGAATGGCGGATTTGCCTTTGTGCTTTTATATTTGCTAATTACCATAACTATTGGATTTGCCATATTTTTAGCCGAAATTTATATGGGTAAATCAAGTAAAAAAGATCCAGTAAATGCCTATAAAACATTAGCTCCAAACAATAAAGAAAAATGGAAATTTGCAGGTTTTACTATGGTAAGTGGAATTTTAGTTTTATCTTTTTATTTGGTAATTTTGGGCTGGGTTATAAGATATATTTTTATTTCACTTTTTGCTTTGCCAAAAGATATCGATAGTGCAAGAGCCATGTTTGAGGGATTTGTTGGAAGTGATCTTTTAGGAAGTATATTTTTCTTTTTCATAGCTTTTATCTTAACTATTTTAGTTGTTTCAAAAGGAGTAAAAAGTGGCATTGAAAAATTAAATGTCTATGCTATGCCAACGCTTTTTATTTTGCTAGTTTTGATGCTTTTATATTCGGTTAGTTTTGATGGTTTCAAAGAAGCATTTAAGTTTTTATTTTATGCTGATTTTTCAAAGCTAAGTGTTGATTCGCTTTTAACAGCTTTGGGTCTTTCATTTTTCACACTTTGTCTAGGAGTTGGGTGTATATTAACGTATGCAGCATCCTTAGGTGATAATGTAAATCCAGTAACAAGTTCATTTTACATAGTTTTAATAAACATTGCAATTGGATTAATGATGGGACTTATAGTTTTTACCTTTGTTTTTGAATACAGTGGTGACCCAACCCAACAAGGTGTTGGCCTTGTATTTTTCTCACTTATTACGCTTTTTGCAAAGCTTGGGATAGTTGGAAATATTTTATCTTTTTTGTTTTTTTTAAGCCTATTTTTTGCAGGTATTACTTCGGCGATTTCTATGATAGAACCATTTACTTTTTATCTTATAAATGAGTATAAATTTAGCCGTAAAAAAGCACTTTGTTATCTAGGTTGTTTTGTTTTTATCTTAGGTTCACTTTGTATAATGTCGCTGAATTTAAATTTTAGCCAAGCATTAAATTTTGGCGGAAAAAGCTTTTTTGATATTTTAGATTTTGCAAGTTCAAATGTTGGACTTCCTGTTGGAGCTATTTTAAGTGCTATTTTTGTTGGATTTGTCATACCAAAAGAAAAAGTAAAAGGATTTTTTATGCCTTTTATGAAAAAAGAAATTATTTTTGAAATTTGGTATTTTATGCTTAAATTTGTAGCTCCAATTGCTATTTTAATCATCGCAATTAACCAAATACTTTCTTAGCACATTTACCTGTAAGAATTTCATATTTTTATAGGTAAATATAAAAATTGACAAATAATTTTATATAATATTTTTTTAAAAGTTAAGAATAATCGAAAATATTTTATACATGTTGTAAGATAATAACTAAATCATATTTTAGTGGTGACCCTTACGAGAATTGAACTCGTGTTGCCGGCGTGAGAGGCCGATGTCCTAACCGCTAGACGAAAGGGCCATAAATTATTAAAAGCAACGATTCGCTCAAAAGTTGGTGTCCCATGCGGGGTTCGAACCTGCGGCCCTCTGATTAAGAGTCAGATGCTCTACCAACTGAGCTAATGAGACTTTCAAAGCTAGTATTCTATAACCTTTTTGTTTAAATTTTGCTTAAATTTTATTATTTTTTTAAATATATAAAATTATGCTATTATTTGAAATATTTGAAATTTATTACGATAAATAACTAGTTATTTTTTAAAAATATATTTAATTATTTACTACAAAAATATTTTAAATAATTATTGATTTTTATATATTAAAAATATTGACTTCTTATATACTTTGTAATATAATTTCGAAGCATTTTTAATAAGAAAAGGAACAACTATGCAAAAAGATACTATTGCGACCCACTTTGGATATGACTCAAAACTAGGCTACGGAACTATGGCAGTTCCAATTTATTTTAACACAGCTTATGATTTTGGAAGTGCCAAAATGGCAGCTGATAGATTTGCATTAAAGGATATTGGACCTATCTATACGAGGCTTACAAACCCAACAACCGAAGTTTTTGAAAAAAGAATTTGTGCATTAGAAGAGGGAAGTGATGCTATCGCTACTTCAAGTGGACAAGCTGCGACTTTTATGTCAATTGCAAATTTAGCTGCAAATGGCGATAATGTAATACTTTCAGAAAAAGTTTATGGCGGAAGTACAACTTTAATTGCTTATAGTCTTAAAAGATTTGGCATAAAAACTAAGATTTTTGATCCTGAAAATCCTGAAAATTTGGAAAATTTGATAGATGATAATACAAAAGCAATATTTTTTGAAACTTTGTCAAACCCTCAAATTTCTGTTGCAAAAGTTGATGAGATAGTAAAAATCGCAAACAAATTTAAAGTTGCAACAATTGCTGATAATACAGTTGCAACGCCTACACTTTACAACCCTTTAAAAGATGGAGTTAGTGTTGTAATCCATAGTGCGAGTAAATATATAAGCGGCCAAGGTTTGAGCTTGGGCGGAGTTGTAATAGCCAATAAAAATTTAAATAAATTTTTAAAAGACAATCCAAGATATAAACATTTTAATGAACCTGATGAGAGTTATCATGGGCTTGTTTATGCTGATTTAGTTGATAGTTTTGATATATTTACTTTAAGAGCTAGATTTGGTTTGATGAGAGATTTTGGTTTTA
Coding sequences:
- a CDS encoding O-acetylhomoserine aminocarboxypropyltransferase/cysteine synthase family protein, which encodes MQKDTIATHFGYDSKLGYGTMAVPIYFNTAYDFGSAKMAADRFALKDIGPIYTRLTNPTTEVFEKRICALEEGSDAIATSSGQAATFMSIANLAANGDNVILSEKVYGGSTTLIAYSLKRFGIKTKIFDPENPENLENLIDDNTKAIFFETLSNPQISVAKVDEIVKIANKFKVATIADNTVATPTLYNPLKDGVSVVIHSASKYISGQGLSLGGVVIANKNLNKFLKDNPRYKHFNEPDESYHGLVYADLVDSFDIFTLRARFGLMRDFGFTLSPFNAFQLIQGLETLDLRVAKHSQSALKVAQFLENHPLVKSVNYPGLSSSNLNSIIKSKFKDGMASGLLAFEVESYEKARQISDKVKLFSVVVNIGDSKSIITHPASTTHSQLSKDELEKAGIKDGLIRLSIGLENADDLIDDLKKGLE
- a CDS encoding sodium-dependent transporter is translated as MREEFSKIGFILSVVGGAVGLGNAWKFPTLVGMNGGFAFVLLYLLITITIGFAIFLAEIYMGKSSKKDPVNAYKTLAPNNKEKWKFAGFTMVSGILVLSFYLVILGWVIRYIFISLFALPKDIDSARAMFEGFVGSDLLGSIFFFFIAFILTILVVSKGVKSGIEKLNVYAMPTLFILLVLMLLYSVSFDGFKEAFKFLFYADFSKLSVDSLLTALGLSFFTLCLGVGCILTYAASLGDNVNPVTSSFYIVLINIAIGLMMGLIVFTFVFEYSGDPTQQGVGLVFFSLITLFAKLGIVGNILSFLFFLSLFFAGITSAISMIEPFTFYLINEYKFSRKKALCYLGCFVFILGSLCIMSLNLNFSQALNFGGKSFFDILDFASSNVGLPVGAILSAIFVGFVIPKEKVKGFFMPFMKKEIIFEIWYFMLKFVAPIAILIIAINQILS